A stretch of Coccidioides posadasii str. Silveira chromosome 2, complete sequence DNA encodes these proteins:
- a CDS encoding uncharacterized protein (EggNog:ENOG410PIB5~COG:I~TransMembrane:16 (i146-165o180-200i220-240o246-267i274-293o305-324i331-351o363-384i527-548o560-578i620-640o670-689i718-738o758-777i798-821o841-864i)~BUSCO:2697at33183) — MASNDADNSPNEDAAHHPSHIQIVARNQSLRRLSRSPHPYRRRRIEQFGSETGSSEYSSVWVKSRRTSSDSGTDADDEGNGVLKGLPAPPSRRVTVGTDEDEGSEISDRLRAIRRGRRKRSAESTEDQLVSLRQRGRSRRRWRVEVLRRLCETVWILTVAAAALLPQEVRSVVRDWRRELWAYIILSATLYAILPLRIYLRRLHWSVLRAIAFFPFSRDLDPAPLIYPIYLPVLVALSLGKTAHTLLLPNIILCISSLPPYVVPLHYMAHGYSLTHWAITIVPSIVAEFSFKAENPPKVLTLLNINPEILVLLFPLHQAVASVLQSLVTTSLLPAEIPLLATGLINILLFAESPQAEIFKALLWLGGLSVYISCKDVLFWEIVLARIPSWKFRRPSLSQSQSEGRWNSIDRQVCDKVYDSLKDGYQSQSDDADGWFVSANARLGHEVRWTPPRSKRQQSFSVVDTIDVHEPSFDGTSGLCSHRRRRHTFSTVGDARTTPSGRRKRSLPPTLRPFLSLTLVQARVRKWAYAMFVYLIILLIILVPVRSYISQNALQGQEPFGWAVGYLFGNIPSLRFWLVMSGFDGWASLPPWSDKAAEFCRLGWIEHLRRDTFGEANTRLVICAYCMLVLVVGMALVIRLSTIVEVDTRRKIFHGMMVAMFFPTTFVDPAFTALAMTLILAIFLLLELFRASQVPPISKPITCFLAPYIDGRDYRGPVIISHIFLLIGCGIPLWLTLAGARHGGDWPWVGWEIEERDISMVSGVICVGMGDAAASLVGRRYGRKKWFWGGDKSLEGSFAFAVAVFVGIVAARVWLVVGGWLPEISALDTLVKAMLAAAGSSFTEAVLTGGNDNVVVPLVLWLLVRGMRI, encoded by the exons ATGGCATCCAACGACGCCGACAACAGCCCCAACGAAGATGCAGCCCATCACCCTTCTCATATCCAGATTGTCGCCCGGAATCAATCCCTCCGCAGGCTCTCAAGATCTCCGCACCCGTACCGCCGGCGACGGATAGAACAATTCGGCTCGGAGACTGGGTCGAGTGAGTATAGTTCTGTATGGGTGAAGAGCCGGAGGACTTCAAGCGATAGCGGGACGGACGCGGACGACGAAGGGAATGGCGTCTTGAAGGGGCTACCTGCTCCACCGTCGCGGAGGGTTACGGTTGGGACGGATGAGGATGAAGGTTCGGAGATTTCGGACAGATTGAGAGCCATTCGGAGAGGCAGGAGGAAACGCTCGGCGGAGTCGACGGAGGACCAGCTGGTGTCTCTGCGGCAACGGGGCAGAAGTAGGAGAAGGTGGAGGGTGGAAGTTCTAAGAAGGCTTTGTGAGACTGTTTGGATTCTTACAGTTGCCGCCGCTGCGCTTTTACCACAGGAAGTCCGCTCTGTCGTCCGAGACTGGAGGAGAG AGCTATGGGCATATATAATCCTTTCCGCAACCCTATACGCTATACTTCCCCTACGGATATACCTTCGCAGGCTGCATTGGTCAGTTTTAAGAGCAATCGCCTTTTTTCCGTTTTCCCGCGACCTTGATCCCGCTCCGTTAATATACCCCATATATCTGCCCGTGCTGGTGGCGTTATCGCTGGGAAAGACCGCACATACCCTACTCCTACCGAATATAATACTCTGCATATCTTCTCTACCACCATATGTTGTCCCTCTTCATTATATGGCCCATGGATACAGCCTCACTCACTGGGCCATCACGATTGTCCCATCGATTGTGGCTGAATTCTCATTTAAGGCAGAAAATCCACCCAAGGTCCTGACTTTGCTCAACATAAACCCGGAAATACTGGTTCTGCTTTTTCCGCTTCATCAGGCTGTGGCTTCCGTTCTACAGTCCCTTGTCACGACTAGCCTATTGCCAGCTGAAATTCCTCTTCTGGCTACTGGGTTGATAAATATCCTCCTATTCGCCGAATCACCCCAGGCTGAGATTTTCAAGGCACTTCTGTGGCTTGGCGGGCTGAGTGTATATATATCATGCAAGGATGTCCTCTTCTGGGAGATTGTATTGGCGAGAATCCCTTCATGGAAGTTTCGAAGACCGTCACTCAGCCAAAGCCAATCGGAGGGGCGTTGGAATTCGATTGACCGTCAAGTCTGTGACAAAGTATATGATTCTTTGAAAGACGGATACCAGTCTCAGTCTGACGATGCTGACGGATGGTTTGTTTCTGCGAATGCTCGACTTGGGCATGAAGTACGATGGACACCGCCTAGGTCGAAACGCCAACAATCGTTTTCTGTCGTGGACACGATTGACGTTCATGAGCCTTCTTTCGACGGGACTAGCGGTTTGTGCAGCCaccgacgacgacgacataCGTTCTCTACGGTGGGCGATGCCAGAACTACACCCAGCGGCCGCCGGAAGCGATCCTTGCCTCCTACCCTTCGGCCGTTCTTGTCATTGACCTTGGTCCAAGCCAGAGTTCGAAAATGGGCGTACGCCATGTTCGTGTATCTCATTATCCTACTTATAATCCTGGTCCCGGTCCGATCGTATATTAGTCAAAACGCCCTCCAGGGCCAGGAGCCCTTTGGATGGGCTGTTGGTTACCTGTTTGGAAATATCCCTTCGCTCAGATTTTGGCTTGTGATGTCCGGTTTCGACGGTTGGGCAAGTTTACCCCCTTGGTCTGACAAGGCCGCTGAATTCTGCCGATTGGGATGGATTGAGCATCTCCGACGCGATACCTTTGGTGAAGCCAACACCCGGCTCGTCATCTGCGCTTACTGCATGCTCGTTCTCGTCGTGGGCATGGCGCTGGTAATCCGACTGAGCACCATCGTCGAGGTAGACACCCGGCGCAAGATCTTCCACGGCATGATGGTGGCCATGTTTTTCCCTACGACCTTCGTGGATCCGGCGTTCACTGCACTGGCCATGACGCTGATCCTTGCCATCTTCTTGCTTCTGGAGCTCTTTAGAGCATCGCAGGTCCCGCCTATTTCTAAGCCGATTACGTGCTTTCTTGCCCCGTACATCGACGGGAGGGACTACCGCGGTCCTGTGATCATCTCGCAcatttttcttctgattggctgcgGTATACCGCTCTGGCTCACCCTTGCCGGGGCACGACACGGGGGAGACTGGCCGTGGGTTGGTTGGGAGATCGAAGAGCGAGATATCAGCATGGTCAGCGGCGTGATATGTGTGGGGATGGGCGACGCAGCAGCATCGTTGGTTGGCCGGAGGTATGGACGGAAAAAGTGGTTTTGGGGAGGAGACAAAAGCCTGGAAGGCAGCTTTGCGTTCGCCGTAGCTGTCTTTGTCGGTATCGTTGCGGCGAGGGTTTGGCTGGTCGTCGGGGGCTGGTTGCCCGAGATATCGGCGCTGGATACGCTGGTTAAGGCGATGCTGGCGGCGGCCGGGTCAAGTTTTACGGAGGCTGTGCTGACGGGTGGGAATGATAATGTTGTTGTCCCGCTGGTGCTGTGGCTGCTTGTACGGGGGATGAGAATATGA
- the ATG1 gene encoding Serine/threonine-protein kinase (BUSCO:284377at4751~EggNog:ENOG410PHHV~COG:T~BUSCO:1467at33183) — MAALQSPKTSSRRSKGDGDGDTRDVILGKYTKIEEIGRGSFATVYQGIHNKYRSCVAIKAVNISSLNPKLKDNLKLEIEILKGLQHPHIVALIDCDESTSCIHLVMEYCALGDLSLFIRKRDTLSKHELTRDMIAKYPNPPAGGLNEVIVRHFLKQLASALQFLRTKDLIHRDLKPQNLLLNPPPSTYAKGLLRIVPYKTREDSFTPLVGVESLPMLKIADFGFARSLPATSLAETLCGSPLYMAPEILRYEKYDAKADLWSVGTVLFEMVVGKSPFRAGNHVDLLRKIEQGEDNIRFPIQTEASPPLKKLIRSLLKRNPVERLSFKDFFESSVVKGNIPGLVDEDLQAQRERDSRHAAHAARRDPLPSRTSDGKLEDRPASSASSPRPPPSNFTRPATSPAVHHVGSRENPDLQRVAVKARKASVASVTGSPSKEELRDHNAKGPVTEQPGPPSPAKERATSRKNSSDQRIDDILDSERERAAQDVAFERDYVVVEKRAVEVNAFADELAASPRFQQQHQQLITKQAGAIIRRATTTATPQLSSSPRDAMSRAVATAYNRPRTGSTHNRHNSYDRRYGPSPTSATSAISKALNKASGRLFGVSFSPPLALTKAGRSPPIGYNAFPAYPLAEGNLAVVGDGAKIQPPLDEDTKVLHIIEEIATRSDVVYGFAEVKYKQLAPLTPSMQADTAIKPVVSPEAVDTPEANDTGLTVDAIFTLSEEALVLYVKALSLLAKSMDIAGAWWARKNRGETIGNSPNVNVGCRVNNVVQWVRNRFNEVLQKAEYSRLKLLDAQRQLPYDHAHHASQVGRVSVGALAHSSDQVVISSGITAEKLMYDRALEMSRTAAINELTGEDLPGCEIAYMTAIRMLEAVLESDEDPQLSGERAGEAANTVSKEENGEVNGLQGEDREIVVKLVSSIRIRLTALKKKIALMTKRTSAPAMVSPARTPACQPPVASPVVPQPSSR; from the exons ATGGCCGCCCTTCAGTCACCAAAGACGAGCTCGAGACGATCGAAAGGGGATGGAGATGGAGACACGAGGGACGTGATCCTTGGCAAGTATACCAAGATAGAGGAGATAGGGCGTGGCAGCTTTGCAACTGTCTACCAGGGTATCCATAAC AAATATCGGTCCTGTGTGGCGATCAAAGCAGTAAATATAAGCTCGCTCAATCCGAAGCTGAAGGACAACTTGAAACtggagattgagattttAAAGGGCCTTCAGCATCCTCACATCGTTGCGCTTATAGATTGCGACGAGTCAACATCATGCATCCACCTGGTCATGGAATACTGCGCTCTCGGGGACCTCTCCCTCTTCATCCGGAAGCGCGATACGTTGAGCAAGCATGAACTTACAAGGGACATGATAGCCAAATACCCTAATCCTCCCGCGGGGGGCTTAAACGAGGTGATCGTTCGTCATTTCTTAAAGCAACTTGCCAGCGCCCTGCAGTTTCTCCGTACCAAAGATCTTATCCATCGTGATCTAAAGCCCCAGAACCTCCTTCTTAATCCACCGCCGAGCACGTATGCAAAAGGTCTACTTAGAATAGTTCCTTACAAGACTAGGGAAGATTCCTTCACCCCGTTGGTAGGAGTAGAGTCGCTGCCGATGCTGAAGATTGCCGATTTTGGATTCGCTCGGTCATTGCCCGCCACGTCTCTTGCCGAAACCCTCTGTGGTTCCCCGCTCTACATGGCTCCTGAGATTCTGAGATACGAAAAGTACGATGCGAAGGCCGACCTCTGGTCCGTTGGGACGGTCTTGTTTGAAATGGTGGTAGGAAAGTCTCCGTTTAGAGCCGGTAACCATGTCGACTTGCTTCGGAAGATTGAACAGGGAGAGGACAACATCAGATTCCCAATTCAAACTGAAGCCTCCCCCCCGTTAAAGAAACTGATCCGGAGCCTGCTGAAACGGAACCCGGTGGAGCGTCTCAGCTTCAAGGACTTCTTCGAGTCATCCGTGGTTAAGGGTAATATTCCGGGGCTTGTCGACGAAGATCTGCAGGCGCAGAGGGAGAGAGATTCTCGTCACGCTGCGCACGCTGCCCGGCGAGATCCTTTGCCCTCGCGTACCAGCGACGGAAAACTAGAAGATCGCCCCGCTAGCAGCGCTTCTTCTCCTCGACCGCCCCCAAGCAATTTTACTCGCCCAGCTACTAGTCCTGCTGTGCATCACGTTGGGAGCCGAGAAAATCCTGATTTACAGCGTGTGGCAGTTAAGGCCCGGAAAGCCAGTGTTGCCTCAGTGACTGGTTCCCCGAGCAAGGAGGAACTTCGCGACCACAATGCAAAGGGACCCGTTACGGAGCAGCCAGGGCCTCCTAGCCCAGCTAAAGAGAGGGCCACAAGCAGGAAAAACTCGTCTGATCAGCGGATTGACGACATTTTGGactcagaaagagagcgCGCAGCACAGGATGTGGCATTTGAACGGGACTATGTGGTGGTGGAGAAACGAGCAGTAGAGGTTAATGCCTTCGCCGACGAGCTGGCTGCAAGCCCCCGTTTCCAGCAGCAGCACCAACAACTGATAACGAAGCAAGCTGGAGCAATTATTCGTCGTGCCACAACTACTGCCACTCCTCAATTATCTAGCTCTCCTCGTGACGCTATGTCCCGGGCAGTGGCCACCGCTTACAATCGACCACGTACAGGATCTACTCACAATCGTCATAATTCCTATGACCGAAGATATGGCCCCAGCCCAACATCTGCAACTTCGGCTATATCCAAGGCGCTCAACAAGGCCAGCGGACGACTTTTTGGTGTCAGCTTCTCGCCTCCTCTTGCGTTAACCAAAGCTGGAAGGTCTCCACCCATAGGCTACAATGCGTTTCCAGCCTACCCCCTTGCTGAAGGGAACCTTGCCGTTGTCGGAGATGGAGCTAAAATTCAACCTCCGCTGGATGAGGATACCAAGGTCTTACACATCATTGAGGAGATTGCCACCCGCAGCGATGTGGTCTATGGATTTGCCGAAGTGAAGTACAAACAACTGGCTCCTCTGACACCTTCTATGCAAGCGGACACTGCTATCAAACCAGTGGTTAGCCCGGAAGCAGTGGACACACCTGAAGCGAACGATACCGGCTTAACAGTAGACGCAATTTTCACACTATCGGAAGAAGCTCTTGTACTCTACGTGAAAGCTCTCTCGTTGCTGGCTAAGTCGATGGATATTGCTGGAGCCTGGTGGGCTCGCAAAAACCGTGGGGAGACCATAGGAAACTCACCAAATGTCAATGTTGGGTGCCGCGTAAATAACGTGGTGCAATGGGTCCGAAACCGGTTCAATGAAGTACTCCAAAAAGCCGAATATTCCCGGCTCAAGCTGTTGGATGCTCAGAGACAGCTTCCCTACGATCATGCACACCATGCCAGTCAGGTTGGACGGGTGTCCGTCGGTGCTCTTGCTCATTCCTCTGATCAAGTTGTTATCAGTTCGGGCATCACTGCGGAAAAGTTAATGTACGACAGGGCGCTCGAGATGTCCAGAACAGCTGCCATTAACGAACTTACTGGGGAGGACCTTCCGGGCTGTGAAATTGCATACATGACAGCGATAAGGATGCTTGAGGCCGTGTTGGAAAGCGACGAGGATCCTCAATTAAGTGGCGAGCGCGCGGGCGAAGCCGCGAATACGGTATCGAAGGAAGAGAACGGAGAAGTTAATGGTCTTCAAGGCGAAGACCGGGAGATTGTGGTAAAAC TGGTTTCTAGCATACGCATTAGGCTCACAGCgctgaaaaagaaaattgcgCTGATGACGAAGAGGACCTCGGCTCCTGCTATGGTATCTCCTGCGAGAACTCCAGCCTGTCAACCCCCAGTGGCGTCACCAGTTGTACCTCAACCATCGTCTCGGTAA
- a CDS encoding uncharacterized protein (EggNog:ENOG410PGIT~COG:J~BUSCO:3595at33183) — MSVSPVTMPQQLNVVALISGGKDSLYSILHCLKNGHRLVALANLHPPLTRRGRGDDNNDDDDDDRPEREEEDMDSYMYQTIGYSIIPLYQEALDVPLYRREIRGTAVDTARDYQTPATQSRQEGGGEEGGRGGGEEDETECLLYLLQDVMRAHPEVNAVSAGAILSTYQRTRIENVAGRLGLVPLAWLWMYPYLPPPVQRAGLPARPVAAVAGLLEDMAACGCEARIIKVASGGMDEGMLWENVSAGDGRLRRVLVKRMGMLLEEGVEGAVLGEGGEYESLALDGPKELWQKRIQVRGVERERGEAGAAFVKLKSASCVEKMGIDDMGSVNELRIPQLFDDGFKLVYERILASTGQYALRKESRELPYPEADKTWAVETLQSKMDNIWVISNLSAPEAGQDSATQMKSIMTKLTDALRTHEQELGAVTPDDIVYTTILLRSMDDFASINSVYGSLFTKPNPPARATVACGNRLPPGIDILVSFILDLGSPVHRKGLHVQSRSYWAPANIGPYSQAVGVPRDKQSGFEQDGGLVYIAGQIPLDPASMELARPDVAFTDPLSSFIHHTVLSLQHLWRIGGAMCVNWWLGAVAFIAQDTGISSKAAVASDIWERMNTGSSPSGDEDDEEDSMLDAWDIKYGRKQDFGSNKKATRALPDFGIVGPSSKIPPFLAVEVDELPRGSDIEWQGLGVRSAHVDITEDSSEGISISHSEGAEFGTHLAIGIEKVKPEDVEKSIEQAMYLARRRLKDGTHYQATIYTPLPALCVKLLAQIVPCRSVWGCGGRELSAALVLHSRSSQGSQ; from the coding sequence TCACCATGCCACAGCAGCTAAACGTCGTGGCATTGATATCGGGCGGGAAGGATTCGCTCTATTCCATCTTACATTGCCTGAAGAATGGGCATAGGCTGGTGGCGTTGGCGAACCTGCATCCGCCCTTGACGCGGAGAGGTAGAGGTGACGACAAtaatgacgatgatgatgatgataggCCGGAAcgggaggaagaagatatggATAGCTACATGTACCAGACGATCGGATATAGTATCATACCTCTGTATCAAGAAGCATTGGATGTACCACTCTATCGAAGAGAAATCAGGGGCACGGCGGTGGATACGGCGCGGGACTATCAAACTCCCGCGACGCAGTCGCGCCAggagggaggaggagaagaaggaggaagaggaggaggggaAGAGGATGAGACGGAATGTTTGCTTTATCTCCTGCAGGATGTCATGAGGGCGCATCCGGAGGTGAACGCAGTGTCGGCGGGTGCGATCCTCTCGACGTACCAGCGTACTAGGATTGAGAATGTGGCGGGGAGATTGGGGTTGGTGCCGCTTGCTTGGTTGTGGATGTATCCGTATCTGCCGCCGCCGGTGCAGCGGGCTGGGCTGCCTGCGCGCCCAGTCGCTGCCGTTGCCGGGTTACTGGAGGATATGGCTGCTTGTGGGTGTGAGGCGAGGATTATCAAGGTTGCGAGCGGTGGGATGGATGAGGGGATGCTGTGGGAGAATGTTTCGGCCGGAGATGGTCGGCTAAGAAGGGTGTTGGTGAAGAGGATGGGGATGCTGTTGGAGGAGGGAGTGGAGGGAGCGGTGCTGGGTGAAGGGGGGGAGTATGAGAGTTTGGCCCTGGATGGGCCGAAAGAACTGTGGCAGAAGAGAATTCAGGTCCGGGGTGTGGAACGGGAGAGGGGAGAGGCAGGCGCTGCCTTTGTGAAGCTAAAAAGCGCAAGCTGCGTCGAAAAGATGGGAATAGACGACATGGGAAGTGTAAATGAACTACGGATTCCGCAACTGTTTGACGATGGGTTCAAGCTGGTGTATGAAAGGATCCTAGCAAGTACAGGGCAATACGCCTTGAGAAAAGAATCCCGTGAACTACCATATCCTGAGGCAGACAAGACCTGGGCCGTCGAAACGCTTCAATCAAAGATGGATAACATCTGGGTGATATCTAATCTGTCTGCTCCCGAGGCCGGACAAGACTCCGCGACGCAGATGAAATCCATTATGACAAAGCTAACGGATGCCCTCCGTACTCACGAACAGGAGCTCGGCGCCGTCACCCCAGATGATATCGTTTACACCACCATCCTTCTCCGATCTATGGATGATTTCGCTTCCATTAATTCCGTCTACGGATCATTATTCACAAAGCCCAACCCTCCAGCACGGGCAACTGTCGCCTGTGGGAATAGGCTCCCACCAGGGATAGATATCCTCGTATCTTTCATTTTAGATCTCGGATCACCGGTCCACCGGAAAGGCCTGCACGTCCAATCACGGTCATATTGGGCGCCCGCGAATATTGGCCCTTACTCGCAAGCCGTTGGGGTGCCGCGGGACAAGCAATCTGGGTTCGAGCAAGATGGGGGATTGGTGTATATTGCAGGTCAGATACCCTTGGATCCAGCGTCGATGGAGCTGGCGAGGCCAGATGTTGCCTTCACAGATCCGCTTTCGTCATTTATTCATCATACCGTCCTTTCTCTACAGCATCTGTGGAGGATAGGGGGTGCGATGTGCGTTAATTGGTGGCTGGGCGCTGTAGCCTTTATCGCACAAGATACTGGCATATCGTCAAAAGCCGCCGTTGCATCAGATATCTGGGAGAGGATGAACACGGGCAGCAGCCCATCGGGAGATGAGGATGACGAAGAAGACTCAATGCTGGACGCGTGGGATATCAAATATGGCCGCAAGCAAGATTTCGGCAGCAACAAAAAAGCCACCAGGGCGCTCCCTGATTTTGGTATCGTTGGACCCTCATCCAAGATACCGCCATTCCTGGCCGTCGAAGTCGATGAGCTCCCACGCGGTAGCGACATTGAATGGCAGGGGCTAGGGGTCCGGTCTGCCCATGTCGATATCACCGAGGATAGCTCTGAAGGGATCTCCATTAGTCATTCTGAGGGTGCTGAGTTTGGCACACATCTTGCCATCGGCATTGAAAAAGTGAAACCTGAAGATGTCGAAAAATCCATAGAACAGGCCATGTATTTGGCAAGAAGGCGCTTGAAGGACGGGACGCATTACCAAGCTACCATATATACTCCCTTGCCCGCATTGTGCGTGAAATTGCTAGCGCAAATTGTGCCCTGCAGGTCTGTCTGGGGTTGTGGTGGAAGGGAGCTCTCTGCAGCACTTGTCCTGCATTCGAGATCCTCGCAAGGATCCCAATAG
- a CDS encoding uncharacterized protein (EggNog:ENOG410PFCI~COG:E~TransMembrane:12 (i69-89o101-127i148-171o191-211i218-240o260-283i295-318o347-371i392-413o425-446i458-476o496-518i)), which translates to MAHVENADIEPISSPGNGSDVSTLASADIPSNRIGKSQLSQEISPHALEKLDTARTCVSDDIPGNRRQIGVFTATFLVFNRIIGTGIFATPSTILALTGSVGMSLTVWFVGMIITMAGTAVYLEFGTAIPVNGGEKNYLEYVYTKPKFLATAIYASYALFLGWAAGNSVIFGEYLLHAFGVQVNRWNQRGIGLVCITVAFIIHATAVKWGLRIQNTLGVLKLVVILIIAVGGLLACAGFVNIDRPRNFERPWGEGPPTVYGIVMGLYNVIWSYVGYSNANYCLSETRNPVRTLKIAAPIGVAMVGILYFLVNVAYFAAVPKEEMLLSGRILAASFFRNVFGFKAERALSTFVAFCAFGNVLAVLFSQGRIVQALGREGVLPFSRFWASNKPFNSPAAGLFQHYIVSVVVMLAPPPGDAYNFLLNLIGYPLSIVNVLVSGGLLHIYFCPERYPTWSPGIRATLPVTFFFFFSNVYLAVAPFLPPPRRVGNVYERLPYYTHCLAGLAIFALGALYWLFWAKTLPWMGEYRLGEESVVGQDGWARKIVQRIPTAPELEEQGRRNGSM; encoded by the exons ATGGCGCATGTTGAGAACGCTGATATCGAGCCTATCTCCTCTCCCGGGAACGGGAGCGACGTGTCTACTCTAGCCTCCGCGGATATCCCATCCAATCGGATTGGAAAGAGCCAGTTGTCCCAGGAGATAAGTCCTCATGCTCTGGAGAAATTGG ACACGGCGAGGACGTGCGTGTCCGATGATATTCCGGGCAATCGAAGGCAGATCGGAGTGTTCACTGCGACCTTCTTGGTGTTTAATAGGATAATTGGGACGGGGATATTTGCTACCCCGAGCACTATCCTGGCTTTGACTGGGAGCGTTGGCATGTCGTTGACCGTTTGGTTCGTTGGAATGATCATCACCATGGCGGGTACGGCTGTATATTTGGAGTTTGGAACGGCAATTCCAGT GAACGGTGGGGAAAAGAATTACCTGGAGTATGTGTATACAAAACCAAAGTTCCTAGCAACCGCGATATACGCTTCATATGCGCTGTTCCTGGGTTGGGCGGCAGGAAATAGCGTTATATTTGGAGAATACCTTCTTCATGCTTTTGGGGTACAGGTCAATCGGTGGAATCAACGCGGCATCGGGTTGGTCTGCATCACCGTCGCCTTCATTATCCACGCTACCGCAGTGAAATGGGGGCTCCGTATTCAAAACACACTGGGTGTCTTGAAATTGGTTGTCATTCTTATCATTGCCGTTGGCGGGCTCTTGGCTTGTGCCGGCTTTGTGAATATAGACAGGCCTCGTAACTTCGAACGTCCCTGGGGTGAAGGGCCACCCACGGTGTATGGCATAGTTATGGGCCTGTACAATGTCATCTGGTCATACGTTGGCTATTCGAATGCGAATTAT TGCTTGAGTGAGACTCGTAATCCGGTTCGAACGTTGAAAATAGCAGCACCTATTGGCGTAGCGATGGTTGGGATTCTGTATTTCCTTGTTAATGTTGCATATTTTGCTGCCGTCCCAAAGGAAGAGATGCTTCTATCCGGGCGCATCCTCGCGGCATCTTTTTTTCGGAACGTTTTTGGGTTCAAGGCCGAACGAGCGCTATCAACATTCGTTGCTTTTTGCGCGTTTGGCAACGTCCTGGCTGTTTTGTTCTCCCAGGGCCGAA TCGTCCAAGCACTTGGAAGAGAGGGAGTTCTGCCGTTTTCGCGGTTCTGGGCGAGTAATAAACCCTTTAACTCTCCTGCAGCTGGACTATTCCAGCACTATATCGTCTCTGTGGTTGTCATGCTGGCGCCGCCGCCAGGAGATGCTTATAACTTCTTGCTCAA TCTCATCGGATATCCACTTTCGATCGTGAATGTCCTGGTCTCCGGTGGGCTTCTTCATATCTACTTTTGTCCTGAGCGCTATCCCACCTGGTCTCCTGGTATTCGCGCTACCTTGCCGGTgacctttttcttcttcttctccaatGTGTATTTGGCCGTAGCACCGTTCCTGCCTCCGCCAAGAAGGGTGGGTAATGTCTATGAGCGTCTGCCGTATTATACTCATTGTCTTGCTGGGCTCGCGATCTTTGCGCTTGGCGCTTTGTACTGGCTCTTCTGGGCCAAGACTCTTCCTTGGATGGGTGAATATCGACTTGGCGAGGAATCCGTTGTTGGGCAAGATGGCTGGGCGCGAAAGATAGTCCAGCGGATCCCCACGGCTCCCGAGCTGGAAGAGCAAGGGCGGAGGAATGGGAGCATGTGA